A stretch of Bradyrhizobium sp. CCBAU 53338 DNA encodes these proteins:
- the dnaA gene encoding chromosomal replication initiator protein DnaA: MTTSEQDRWSRVKNRLRSNVGEDVYTSWFARMDLEGVQEESVRLSVPTRFLKSWIQAHYAERVLSCWQAEMPEVHRIDLTVRSAVRPVVQPKEAPAPVEARRAPAPELRSTATAPVSANHDALGGSPLDPRLTFASFVIGRSNTLAHAAARQVAEGRRGDPVMFNPLYIHAGVGLGKTHLLQAVTWAGNSGNERKVLYLTAEKFMYGFVAALKTQTALAFKEALRGIDVLVIDDLQFLQGKSTQAEFCHTLNALIDAGRQVVIAADRPPSDLESLDDRVRSRLAGGLVVEMGSLGEELRHGILKSRVAAARTHHATFDVPEEVLHYLARAITHNGRDLEGAINRLLAHSKLNNQPVTLEMAEREVRDLIRPSEPKRIKIEDIQRVVARQYNVSRSDLLSSRRTANVVRPRQVAMYLAKTLTLRSLPEIGRRFGGRDHTTVLHAVRKIEALVSKDNALSEEVESLKRQLQE; encoded by the coding sequence ATGACGACATCGGAACAGGATCGCTGGTCCCGCGTGAAGAATCGGCTGCGCTCGAACGTCGGCGAAGACGTCTATACGAGCTGGTTTGCGCGCATGGACCTCGAAGGCGTACAGGAGGAGAGCGTGCGGCTCTCGGTCCCGACCCGCTTCCTGAAGAGCTGGATCCAGGCCCATTATGCCGAGCGCGTGCTGTCGTGCTGGCAGGCCGAGATGCCGGAGGTGCATCGCATCGATCTCACCGTTCGCTCCGCCGTGCGCCCGGTCGTTCAGCCGAAGGAAGCGCCGGCGCCGGTCGAAGCGCGCCGCGCGCCTGCGCCCGAGCTGCGCTCGACCGCGACCGCGCCCGTGTCCGCCAATCATGATGCGCTCGGCGGCTCGCCGCTCGATCCGCGCCTGACCTTTGCGAGCTTCGTCATCGGCCGTTCCAACACGCTGGCGCATGCCGCCGCGCGTCAGGTCGCCGAAGGGCGCCGCGGCGACCCCGTGATGTTCAACCCGCTCTACATTCATGCCGGCGTCGGCCTCGGCAAGACGCATCTCCTGCAGGCGGTGACCTGGGCCGGCAATTCCGGCAACGAGCGCAAGGTGCTTTATCTCACCGCGGAAAAATTCATGTACGGCTTCGTCGCCGCGCTGAAGACGCAGACGGCGCTGGCCTTCAAGGAAGCGCTGCGCGGCATCGACGTGCTCGTGATCGACGACCTGCAGTTCCTGCAGGGCAAGTCGACGCAGGCCGAGTTCTGTCACACGCTGAACGCGCTGATCGATGCCGGCCGTCAGGTCGTGATCGCGGCCGACCGTCCGCCGTCAGATCTGGAAAGCCTGGACGATCGCGTCCGTTCGCGTCTGGCCGGCGGTCTCGTGGTCGAGATGGGCTCGCTCGGCGAGGAGCTGCGCCACGGCATTCTCAAGTCGCGCGTCGCAGCCGCCCGCACCCATCACGCCACCTTCGACGTGCCCGAGGAGGTGCTGCATTATCTGGCGCGCGCCATCACCCATAACGGCCGCGACCTCGAAGGCGCGATCAACCGGCTGCTGGCTCACTCGAAACTCAATAACCAGCCGGTGACGCTGGAGATGGCCGAACGCGAGGTGCGCGACCTGATCCGCCCCTCGGAGCCGAAGCGGATCAAGATCGAGGACATCCAGCGCGTGGTGGCGCGGCAGTACAATGTCAGCCGCTCGGACCTGCTGTCCTCGCGCCGGACCGCCAATGTGGTGCGGCCGCGCCAGGTGGCGATGTACCTCGCCAAGACGCTGACGCTGCGCTCGCTCCCCGAGATCGGCCGCCGCTTCGGTGGCCGCGACCACACCACGGTGCTGCATGCCGTGCGCAAGATCGAGGCGCTCGTCTCCAAGGACAACGCGCTGTCCGAGGAGGTCGAGTCGCTCAAGCGCCAGCTTCAGGAATAA
- the dnaN gene encoding DNA polymerase III subunit beta translates to MKVTVERAQLLKSLGHVHRVVERRNTIPILGNVLVRAENAKLSLKATDLDLEVTETLPAETATAGSTTVPAHMFYDIVRKLPDGSQIVLEADGDRAVLAIRAGRSRFTLQTLPENDFPDLAAGDLSHSFNLAAKDVKRLIDRTQFAISTEETRYYLNGIYLHAAGTAKAATLRGVATDGHRLAQLDLVQPKGAEGMPGVIVPRKTVGEVQRLIEDSEAEMTIELSQAKIRFTIGNVVLTSKLIDGTFPDYGRVIPQGNDKELVVDKKDFENAVDRVSTISSERGRAVKLSLSPGKLVLSVTNPDSGSATEELEVEYASDALDIGFNSRYLLDIAAQIEGDVATLRLADPGSPTLVQDRDDKSALYVLMPMRV, encoded by the coding sequence ATGAAGGTTACGGTCGAACGCGCGCAACTCCTGAAATCGCTGGGCCATGTCCACCGCGTGGTCGAACGCCGCAACACGATTCCGATCCTGGGCAACGTGCTGGTGCGCGCCGAGAACGCGAAATTATCGCTGAAGGCGACCGACCTCGATCTCGAGGTGACGGAAACGCTGCCGGCGGAGACCGCCACGGCCGGCTCGACCACCGTGCCGGCGCACATGTTCTACGACATCGTGCGCAAGCTGCCCGACGGCTCGCAAATCGTGCTGGAGGCCGACGGCGACCGCGCCGTGCTGGCGATCCGCGCCGGCCGCTCGCGCTTCACGCTGCAGACGCTGCCGGAGAACGACTTCCCCGACCTCGCCGCCGGCGATCTCTCGCATTCGTTCAATCTCGCCGCCAAGGACGTCAAGCGGCTGATCGACCGCACCCAGTTCGCGATCTCGACCGAAGAAACGCGCTATTATCTCAACGGCATCTATCTGCACGCCGCCGGCACGGCGAAGGCCGCGACCCTGCGCGGCGTCGCCACCGACGGCCACCGCCTCGCCCAGCTCGACCTGGTGCAGCCCAAGGGCGCCGAGGGCATGCCCGGCGTCATCGTGCCGCGCAAGACCGTCGGCGAGGTGCAGCGGCTGATCGAGGACAGCGAAGCCGAAATGACGATCGAGCTGTCGCAGGCCAAGATCCGCTTCACGATCGGCAACGTCGTGCTGACCTCGAAACTGATCGACGGCACCTTCCCAGACTATGGCCGCGTCATTCCGCAAGGGAACGACAAGGAGCTCGTCGTCGACAAGAAGGATTTCGAGAACGCGGTCGACCGCGTCTCCACCATCTCCAGCGAGCGCGGCCGCGCGGTGAAACTGTCGCTGTCGCCCGGCAAGCTGGTGCTGTCGGTGACCAATCCGGATTCCGGCAGCGCGACCGAAGAGCTCGAGGTCGAATACGCCTCCGACGCGCTCGATATCGGCTTCAACTCCCGCTACCTCCTCGACATCGCCGCCCAGATCGAGGGCGACGTCGCAACGCTGAGGCTCGCCGATCCCGGCTCGCCGACCCTGGTCCAGGACCGCGACGACAAGAGCGCGCTGTATGTGCTGATGCCGATGCGGGTGTGA
- a CDS encoding endonuclease domain-containing protein, whose amino-acid sequence MPREPSHRQVAKRLRQFAKNMRHEPTDAEAAMWRLLRDRRLSTFKFRRQVPFKNYILDFVCFEKSLVIEIDGSQHAESQGDATREAALAAEGFWTLRYWNNDVLQQPASVLEDILEKLAQR is encoded by the coding sequence GTGCCGCGGGAGCCGTCTCATCGGCAAGTCGCCAAGCGCCTCCGCCAATTCGCGAAGAACATGCGGCACGAGCCAACCGATGCGGAAGCCGCAATGTGGCGTTTGCTGAGGGATCGTCGGCTCTCCACTTTCAAGTTTCGCCGACAGGTGCCGTTCAAAAACTACATTCTCGACTTTGTTTGTTTCGAGAAGTCTCTCGTGATCGAGATCGACGGAAGTCAACACGCTGAATCGCAAGGAGACGCGACGCGTGAGGCGGCGCTTGCCGCCGAAGGGTTTTGGACATTGCGCTATTGGAACAACGACGTGTTACAGCAGCCCGCTTCCGTATTGGAGGATATCCTTGAAAAACTCGCTCAGCGGTAA